The Bacteroidota bacterium genomic interval CCTAAAGTAAGTCTCATCACATAAACACCTTTGCTTAAGTTAGCCAGGTCGATAGTGGTGAAATTTGGTCCGGCAGATACAACTCCTTTATCTTCCTGATAAACAATGTTTCCAAGTGTATTGAAAACAGAAATGTTAACATTTTGGTCTTGAGCCAATAAGAAGTCAACATGAGCTTTATCTTTCACTGGATTAGGATACATAGAAATAATTCCATTGCCAGGAGCTGGATTTTCAACA includes:
- a CDS encoding T9SS type A sorting domain-containing protein, with the protein product MTKSGENSVEEFTDLTVLVWVQDATTKEVYQSAYSTGTILGVENPAPGNGIISMYPNPVKDKAHVDFLLAQDQNVNISVFNTLGNIVYQEDKGVVSAGPNFTTIDLANLSKGVYVMRLTLGENVYTRKFIVQQ